The following are encoded together in the Mesoterricola sediminis genome:
- a CDS encoding response regulator, whose protein sequence is MALFGFGKDKKDGGNGQELVLAYLEDAQRVRAPFILAGPRKTETPAILQSLDEGAGTVTFQITGPLMADKGQTIELTFIQESLRVGGSARLLESRPGVAVLELPDTLDLAERRKHPRARLNPKEGATLTALTGLFEGVGITGVLENISEGGARVRVEKAMSIKGEKKLPLATGLVPVGQPFMLIKLNKVPKCPPVLELEGTAVYLDLGSSGLTLGIKFGKVRSDVASSIRNLVSSRASAIPSSLPPKTRRRPEASGGGLDDEPLVPLSRGASRSEPEPRPTPAKAAPAPPPPAAPPPAPDPAPEASAAEAEAAQQAGRSETLLRLKKRSRAVVALSRSAAFNEILKGFLEEDGFGRVLTTTFPEEVVELLRQPNLGVLFLDGNMSVMESLEFVQKLRGAFHELPPIVLAAEDISTAIVLAARRNGVNQMIVRPYALDAAFSSVLTEQMALK, encoded by the coding sequence ATGGCCCTTTTCGGCTTCGGGAAGGACAAGAAGGACGGCGGGAACGGGCAGGAGCTCGTCCTGGCCTACCTGGAGGACGCCCAGCGCGTGCGGGCCCCCTTCATCCTCGCCGGCCCCCGCAAGACGGAGACCCCCGCCATCCTCCAGTCCCTCGACGAGGGCGCGGGCACGGTCACCTTCCAGATCACGGGCCCCCTCATGGCCGACAAGGGCCAGACCATCGAGCTCACCTTCATCCAGGAGAGCCTGCGCGTGGGGGGCAGCGCCCGCCTCCTGGAGAGCCGCCCCGGGGTCGCCGTGCTGGAACTGCCGGACACCCTGGACCTGGCCGAGCGCCGGAAGCACCCCCGGGCCCGCCTGAACCCCAAGGAGGGCGCCACGCTCACGGCCCTCACGGGCCTCTTCGAAGGCGTTGGCATCACGGGCGTCCTGGAGAACATCTCCGAGGGCGGCGCCCGGGTGCGCGTCGAGAAGGCCATGAGCATCAAGGGGGAGAAGAAGCTGCCCCTGGCCACCGGCCTCGTCCCCGTGGGCCAGCCGTTCATGCTCATCAAGCTGAACAAGGTGCCCAAGTGCCCGCCGGTGCTGGAACTCGAAGGCACGGCGGTGTACCTGGACCTCGGTTCGAGCGGCCTCACCCTGGGCATCAAGTTCGGCAAGGTCCGCTCCGACGTGGCGTCGTCCATCCGGAACCTCGTCTCCTCGCGGGCCTCGGCCATCCCCTCCTCCCTGCCGCCCAAGACCCGCCGCCGGCCGGAAGCCTCCGGAGGCGGCCTGGACGACGAGCCCCTGGTCCCCCTCTCCCGCGGCGCCAGCCGGTCCGAGCCGGAGCCTCGGCCCACCCCCGCCAAGGCCGCCCCCGCCCCGCCCCCGCCGGCCGCACCTCCGCCGGCCCCGGATCCGGCCCCGGAGGCCTCCGCCGCCGAGGCCGAGGCCGCCCAGCAGGCCGGGCGGAGCGAAACCCTCCTCCGCCTCAAGAAGCGGAGCCGCGCCGTCGTGGCCCTGAGCCGGTCCGCCGCCTTCAACGAGATCCTGAAGGGCTTCCTGGAGGAGGACGGGTTCGGCCGGGTGCTGACCACCACCTTCCCCGAGGAGGTCGTCGAGCTCCTGCGGCAGCCCAACCTGGGCGTGCTCTTCCTGGACGGGAACATGTCCGTGATGGAGTCCCTGGAATTCGTCCAGAAGCTGCGGGGGGCCTTCCACGAGCTGCCGCCCATCGTGCTGGCCGCGGAGGACATCTCCACGGCCATCGTCCTCGCGGCCCGGAGGAACGGCGTGAACCAGATGATCGTCCGGCCCTACGCCCTGGACGCCGCCTTCTCCTCGGTGCTCACCGAGCAGATGGCGCTCAAATAG
- a CDS encoding type IV pilin protein, protein MHGRQRGFSLLELLTVMTIMAILATVGIVGYRRHTRATKEAVLKEDLFQLNHCLEQFRADKGKYPTSISALRDQGYIRDIPVDPMTQSKDTWVTEFESPDPDSPDAEVGIFRIRSGSTDVGENQIPYNEW, encoded by the coding sequence ATGCACGGTCGTCAAAGGGGTTTCTCGCTTCTCGAACTGCTCACGGTGATGACCATCATGGCCATCCTGGCCACGGTGGGCATCGTCGGGTACCGGCGCCACACCAGAGCGACCAAGGAGGCGGTCCTCAAGGAGGACCTCTTCCAGCTCAACCACTGCCTGGAGCAATTCCGGGCGGACAAGGGCAAGTACCCCACCTCCATCTCGGCGCTGCGGGACCAGGGCTACATCCGGGACATCCCGGTGGACCCCATGACCCAGTCCAAGGACACCTGGGTGACGGAGTTCGAATCCCCCGACCCCGACAGTCCCGACGCCGAAGTGGGCATCTTCCGGATCCGGAGCGGCTCCACCGACGTCGGTGAGAACCAGATCCCCTACAACGAGTGGTGA
- a CDS encoding methyl-accepting chemotaxis protein yields MNRQKLAFKIFLSVGAVLAAVIVAVIWVVSAREEGLLEAAFADNLTTLSVASRNMFHQSAEQYCAARGMTYHRVDPSRLSQGPTGQVERAALDAFHGNPALDAFSGEYRGEKGEEFKYVLAPARLKEECVLCHTAVGLDTYKDRKLGDMVGLFGVSVSTEELQRGVRRTRLVATGAGLALLAVVSLLVTTSVKRHVLRPLGGLSESFGRMAQGDLRARAEVASRDEIGQLAGSFNAMAEQLSGALQQVRQASQEVASGSVQLAASAEEMSRTVAEVAGTSLDLKASGRGVQEALRRLDANVERMAGESRHTGAEADAAVADTDKGAQEGRGTSEGMRAIQDATTRIVSAVQAIQGIARQTNLLSLNAAIEAAKAGAAGKGFAVVAEEVRKLAERSAQSAREIEGIIRVTEDAVASGDTSVRTTLAHLEAIRRRISEIATRIQGIGGLSQEQAGTSQAVGRLMDATTLQLDQNAAAAQQMATAVKEVARTAEDLSQVAEGLKTVVGRFRL; encoded by the coding sequence ATGAACAGGCAGAAGCTCGCTTTCAAGATCTTCCTTTCCGTCGGGGCCGTCCTGGCCGCCGTGATCGTGGCGGTGATCTGGGTGGTGAGCGCCCGGGAGGAGGGTCTCCTGGAAGCGGCCTTCGCCGACAACCTCACGACGCTCTCGGTGGCCTCCCGCAACATGTTCCACCAGAGCGCGGAGCAGTACTGCGCCGCGCGGGGCATGACCTACCACCGGGTCGACCCGTCCCGGCTCAGCCAGGGCCCCACGGGCCAGGTGGAGCGGGCGGCGCTGGACGCCTTCCACGGCAATCCCGCGCTGGACGCCTTCTCCGGCGAGTACCGGGGGGAGAAGGGTGAGGAGTTCAAGTACGTGCTGGCCCCGGCGCGCCTGAAGGAGGAGTGCGTCCTCTGCCACACCGCCGTGGGCCTGGACACGTACAAGGACCGGAAGCTCGGCGACATGGTGGGCCTGTTCGGGGTGTCCGTCTCCACCGAGGAACTGCAGCGCGGCGTGCGCCGCACCCGCCTCGTGGCCACGGGGGCGGGCCTGGCCCTGCTGGCCGTGGTGAGCCTCCTGGTGACCACGTCCGTGAAGCGCCATGTGCTCCGGCCCCTGGGCGGGCTGTCGGAGTCCTTCGGCCGCATGGCCCAGGGGGACCTGCGGGCCCGGGCCGAGGTGGCCAGCCGGGACGAGATCGGCCAGCTGGCCGGGTCCTTCAATGCCATGGCCGAGCAGCTCAGCGGCGCGCTTCAGCAGGTACGGCAGGCCTCCCAGGAGGTGGCCTCCGGCAGCGTCCAGCTGGCCGCGAGCGCGGAGGAGATGAGCCGGACCGTGGCCGAGGTGGCGGGCACGAGCCTGGACCTCAAGGCCTCCGGCCGCGGCGTCCAGGAGGCCCTGCGGCGCCTGGACGCCAACGTGGAGCGCATGGCCGGCGAATCCCGCCACACGGGCGCCGAGGCCGACGCGGCCGTGGCGGACACGGACAAGGGCGCCCAGGAAGGCCGGGGCACCTCCGAGGGCATGCGGGCCATCCAGGACGCCACCACCCGCATCGTCAGCGCCGTCCAGGCCATCCAGGGCATCGCCCGCCAGACCAACCTCCTCTCCCTCAACGCCGCCATCGAGGCCGCCAAGGCCGGGGCCGCGGGCAAGGGCTTCGCCGTGGTGGCCGAGGAGGTGCGCAAGCTGGCCGAGCGCAGCGCCCAGAGCGCCCGGGAGATCGAGGGCATCATTCGCGTGACCGAGGACGCGGTGGCGAGCGGGGACACCTCCGTCCGCACCACCCTCGCCCACCTGGAGGCCATCCGCCGGCGCATTTCGGAGATCGCCACGCGCATCCAGGGCATCGGCGGGCTCAGCCAGGAGCAGGCGGGCACCAGCCAGGCCGTGGGCCGCCTGATGGACGCCACCACCCTCCAGCTGGACCAGAACGCCGCCGCCGCCCAGCAGATGGCCACCGCCGTGAAGGAGGTCGCCCGCACCGCCGAGGACCTCTCCCAGGTGGCCGAGGGCCTCAAGACCGTCGTGGGCCGCTTCCGGCTCTAG
- a CDS encoding DUF4149 domain-containing protein has product MRKLARFDALAAACLLLWVGMVLGFAFLVAPLLFSTLPSRDVAGAIAGRVVNRLDIAAWVAFGAALILALFPRWLQEVREDAPVGPQRLWAAALLVALLMTFTSQWIVTASLGRTRARMAAPVETLPQDHPDRIAYQKAHAISRQLMFIRLLLALGLAAGVAALPRRADQEPGR; this is encoded by the coding sequence ATGCGCAAACTCGCCCGGTTCGACGCCCTGGCTGCTGCCTGCCTGCTTCTCTGGGTCGGCATGGTCCTGGGCTTCGCCTTCCTTGTCGCCCCCCTGCTCTTCTCCACCCTCCCGAGCCGGGACGTGGCCGGGGCCATTGCTGGTCGCGTGGTCAATCGGCTGGACATCGCCGCCTGGGTGGCCTTCGGCGCCGCCCTGATCCTGGCCCTGTTCCCCCGCTGGCTCCAGGAGGTGCGGGAGGACGCCCCGGTCGGTCCCCAGCGCCTGTGGGCCGCCGCCCTCCTGGTGGCCCTCCTCATGACCTTCACCAGCCAATGGATCGTCACCGCGAGCCTCGGCCGCACCCGCGCGCGCATGGCCGCGCCCGTGGAGACCCTGCCCCAGGATCACCCTGATCGCATCGCCTACCAGAAGGCCCATGCCATCAGCCGGCAGCTGATGTTCATCCGCCTCCTCCTCGCCCTGGGCCTGGCCGCCGGGGTCGCGGCCCTCCCCCGCAGGGCCGATCAGGAGCCTGGCCGCTAA
- the nusA gene encoding transcription termination factor NusA — MALVATSFFDSVKMIAAEKGIPEEEVFKAVEESLVKAAEKYFQGFDFYGNFQAQMDRETGEFHVYALKQVVPVVEEEDLEISLEEAQALNPDAAEGDTLWLPQDTSQLGRIAAQAAKQVLVQKVREAERDRIFTDFADRIGEVVVGEVKRFEKSAIILEVDRVEAMLRRSEALRGDRFDKGQRIKVVISAVDKSAKDPQVQVSRTDPRLLIKLFDQEVPEIHDGTVVIRSCVREAGDRAKVAVHSLDPDVDPVGACVGLKGSRVQAIIRELKNEKIDIVRYDDDNSRYIANALNPAKALRVTVTDPEHRRVEVVVDDEQLSIAIGKRGQNVRLAAKLTGWNIDVRSEAEKRKDTEAAMGQALAAPAFTEEVRPQSRLLEELGPIEGLTEELVENLANAGHLDAKSLYTVTVEQLLAIEGMDQDLAIRLIDAVHDRFGE; from the coding sequence ATGGCACTCGTAGCTACCAGCTTTTTCGACAGCGTGAAGATGATCGCGGCCGAAAAGGGGATCCCCGAAGAGGAGGTCTTCAAGGCCGTCGAGGAGTCCCTCGTCAAGGCCGCGGAGAAGTACTTCCAGGGCTTCGACTTCTACGGCAACTTCCAGGCCCAGATGGACCGCGAGACCGGCGAGTTCCACGTCTACGCCCTCAAGCAGGTCGTCCCCGTCGTCGAGGAGGAGGACCTGGAGATCAGCCTCGAGGAGGCCCAGGCCCTCAATCCCGACGCCGCCGAGGGCGACACCCTCTGGCTCCCCCAGGACACCTCCCAGCTCGGGCGCATCGCGGCCCAGGCCGCCAAGCAGGTCCTGGTCCAGAAGGTCCGCGAGGCCGAGCGGGACCGGATCTTCACCGACTTCGCCGACCGCATCGGCGAGGTGGTGGTCGGCGAGGTGAAGCGCTTCGAGAAGAGCGCCATCATCCTCGAGGTCGACCGGGTCGAGGCCATGCTGCGCCGCAGCGAGGCCCTCCGCGGCGACCGCTTCGACAAGGGCCAGCGCATCAAGGTCGTCATCTCCGCGGTGGACAAGTCCGCCAAGGATCCCCAGGTCCAGGTGAGCCGCACCGATCCGCGGCTGCTGATCAAGCTCTTCGACCAGGAGGTCCCCGAGATCCACGACGGCACCGTCGTCATCCGCTCCTGCGTCCGCGAGGCCGGGGACCGGGCCAAGGTCGCGGTCCACAGCCTGGATCCCGACGTCGATCCCGTGGGCGCCTGCGTGGGCCTCAAGGGGAGCCGCGTCCAGGCCATCATCCGCGAGCTCAAGAACGAGAAGATCGACATCGTCCGCTACGACGACGACAACAGCCGCTACATCGCCAACGCCCTCAACCCGGCCAAGGCCCTCCGCGTCACCGTCACCGACCCCGAGCACCGCCGGGTGGAGGTCGTGGTCGACGACGAGCAGCTGAGCATCGCCATCGGCAAACGGGGCCAGAACGTCCGCCTTGCCGCTAAGTTGACCGGCTGGAACATCGACGTCCGCTCCGAGGCCGAGAAGCGCAAGGACACCGAGGCGGCCATGGGCCAGGCCCTGGCCGCCCCCGCCTTCACCGAGGAGGTCCGGCCCCAGAGCCGCCTGCTCGAGGAGCTGGGTCCCATCGAGGGACTCACCGAGGAGCTCGTCGAAAACCTCGCCAACGCTGGCCATCTGGACGCCAAATCCCTGTACACTGTGACGGTAGAGCAACTGCTCGCCATCGAAGGGATGGACCAGGATCTCGCCATCCGACTCATCGACGCCGTGCACGACCGGTTCGGAGAGTAG
- the infB gene encoding translation initiation factor IF-2, translating to MLRINQLAKELGVSNHEVIEALEKRLNIQGKSHSSNLTDDQVSSLRRVMTGKGGSEEPAAPKPVPPPVRIVKPAQAPAAAVPPPPPAPPVLIKKAEPAPAPVPPPPAPAPVAQEPTAPAPAQAEPVAKEPVVPAPAPAAPVVKEPAPAAPVVARQSEPTPAPRPAQPAPTRPAPTQAPARQVPAQPEFSRLRVSQAPAPAPKAQEPARYIQLPQPAAAKVRPEAGARPVIQRPGQQPQVQRSGQPQPEKTVLPMASNTGKGEVRHEPAQPQQPARRPFIPPSITELRPDTGFTRIKMSDTPAPAPKPQEPARYIQLPQARPAGGQRPGPGSRPGGPGRPGGPGGPRPGGPGGPRAGGPGRPGGPGRPGGPGRPGGPGRGPSLPTTTSIDPNAQKGPGRGGHFTGKKKDDKRSKAEKVAEELELKLRQPRSRAQQIATEYVADEIGIVMLSEGVTVKELAEKCNRPAKDVVAKLLHRGVFATINQPLDTELAKEIAREFGYLADIVSFEEDVQLAAEEASEVQGEKLRRPPVVTIMGHVDHGKTSLLDAVRTSKIAAGEAGGITQAIGAYHVDVHDGEGKERQVVFIDTPGHEAFTKMRARGAKVTDIVILVVAADDGVMPQTIEAINHTKAADVPMVVAVNKIDKPGANPDKVEQMLLQYGVQTEAYGGEVPCVHVSAKTKQGLDLLLETLLLVADLKDLKAVYDCAAAGSILEARLDRGRGPVATVLVQQGTLRAGETFVAGATMGRVRAMFNDRGDKVEEATPSMAVQILGFEAVPVSGDNLQVVEDESKARTIVSFRQEKAKAAAQLKQRVTLENLFSTLKEGQIKELPLIIKADTSGSVESLVGSLERLSTEKVRVRIIHAAAGTVTENDVLLAEASKATIIAFSVKAERKTEELAQEEGVDIRFHEIIYKVTEEITAAMMGLLDAEERETIQGAAEVRQIFKVGKSVIAGSFVTEGKVQKAFRVRVKRGTDVLWEGSLKTLKRFKDEVSEVKNGLDCGIDLDGFTGLKEGDILEFFTREKVAATSLS from the coding sequence ATGCTGCGCATCAACCAGTTAGCCAAAGAGCTTGGCGTAAGCAACCACGAGGTCATCGAGGCCCTCGAGAAGCGCCTGAACATCCAGGGCAAGAGCCACAGCTCCAACCTGACCGATGACCAGGTGTCCTCGCTGCGGCGCGTCATGACGGGCAAGGGCGGCTCCGAGGAGCCCGCGGCCCCCAAGCCGGTGCCTCCCCCCGTGCGCATCGTGAAGCCGGCCCAGGCCCCCGCGGCCGCCGTGCCGCCTCCGCCCCCGGCCCCGCCGGTCCTCATCAAGAAGGCCGAACCCGCCCCCGCGCCGGTTCCGCCTCCGCCTGCTCCGGCCCCCGTGGCCCAGGAGCCCACCGCCCCGGCGCCGGCTCAGGCCGAACCCGTGGCCAAGGAGCCCGTAGTGCCGGCCCCCGCCCCCGCCGCCCCGGTGGTCAAGGAACCCGCCCCGGCCGCGCCCGTGGTAGCTCGCCAGTCCGAGCCCACTCCCGCCCCCCGGCCAGCGCAGCCCGCGCCCACCCGACCCGCGCCCACCCAGGCGCCCGCCCGTCAGGTCCCCGCCCAGCCCGAGTTCTCCCGCCTGCGGGTCTCCCAGGCCCCGGCCCCGGCCCCCAAGGCCCAGGAACCGGCCCGCTACATCCAGCTGCCCCAGCCCGCCGCCGCCAAGGTCCGCCCCGAAGCCGGGGCCCGGCCCGTCATCCAGCGGCCCGGCCAGCAGCCCCAGGTCCAGCGCTCCGGCCAGCCCCAGCCCGAGAAGACGGTGCTCCCCATGGCCTCCAACACCGGCAAGGGGGAGGTCCGCCACGAGCCGGCCCAGCCGCAGCAGCCCGCCCGCCGTCCCTTCATTCCGCCCAGCATCACCGAGCTGAGGCCCGACACGGGCTTCACCCGGATCAAGATGTCGGACACCCCGGCGCCGGCCCCCAAGCCCCAGGAGCCCGCCCGCTACATCCAGCTGCCCCAGGCCCGTCCGGCCGGCGGTCAGCGTCCCGGCCCCGGCTCCCGTCCCGGCGGCCCCGGTCGGCCTGGCGGCCCCGGCGGTCCCCGTCCCGGCGGTCCTGGCGGCCCCCGCGCCGGCGGTCCCGGCCGTCCCGGCGGCCCCGGCCGTCCTGGCGGTCCCGGCCGGCCCGGCGGCCCTGGCCGCGGCCCGAGCCTGCCCACCACCACCTCCATCGATCCCAACGCCCAGAAGGGCCCCGGCCGCGGCGGCCACTTCACCGGCAAGAAGAAGGACGACAAGCGCTCCAAGGCCGAGAAGGTCGCCGAGGAGCTGGAGCTGAAGCTCCGGCAGCCCCGCAGCCGCGCCCAGCAGATCGCCACGGAGTACGTGGCCGACGAGATCGGCATCGTGATGCTCTCCGAGGGCGTGACGGTGAAGGAGCTCGCCGAGAAGTGCAACCGCCCCGCCAAGGACGTGGTCGCCAAGCTCCTGCACCGGGGCGTCTTCGCCACCATCAACCAGCCCCTGGACACGGAGCTGGCCAAGGAAATCGCCCGTGAGTTCGGCTACCTGGCCGACATCGTCTCCTTCGAAGAGGACGTCCAGCTGGCGGCTGAAGAAGCGAGCGAGGTCCAGGGCGAGAAGCTCCGCCGTCCGCCCGTGGTCACCATCATGGGCCACGTCGACCACGGCAAGACCTCCCTCCTGGACGCCGTCCGCACCAGCAAGATCGCCGCGGGCGAGGCCGGCGGCATCACCCAGGCCATCGGCGCCTACCACGTGGACGTCCACGACGGCGAGGGCAAGGAGCGCCAGGTGGTGTTCATCGACACGCCGGGCCACGAGGCCTTCACCAAGATGCGCGCCCGGGGCGCCAAGGTCACCGACATCGTCATCCTCGTGGTGGCGGCGGACGACGGCGTGATGCCCCAGACCATCGAGGCCATCAACCACACCAAGGCCGCCGACGTGCCCATGGTCGTGGCCGTCAACAAGATCGACAAGCCCGGCGCGAACCCCGACAAGGTCGAGCAGATGCTCCTCCAGTACGGCGTCCAGACCGAGGCCTACGGCGGCGAGGTCCCCTGCGTCCACGTCAGCGCCAAGACCAAGCAGGGCCTCGACCTCCTGCTCGAGACCCTCCTGCTCGTGGCCGACCTCAAGGACCTGAAGGCGGTCTACGACTGCGCCGCCGCCGGCAGCATCCTGGAGGCCCGGCTCGACCGGGGCCGCGGTCCCGTGGCCACCGTCCTCGTGCAGCAGGGCACCCTGCGCGCCGGGGAGACCTTCGTCGCCGGCGCCACCATGGGCCGCGTCCGCGCCATGTTCAACGACCGGGGCGACAAGGTCGAGGAGGCCACCCCCTCCATGGCCGTCCAGATCCTCGGCTTCGAGGCCGTCCCCGTCTCGGGCGACAACCTCCAGGTCGTCGAGGACGAGTCCAAGGCCCGCACCATCGTCAGCTTCCGGCAGGAGAAGGCCAAGGCCGCCGCGCAGCTCAAGCAGCGCGTCACCCTGGAGAACCTCTTCAGCACCCTCAAGGAAGGCCAGATCAAGGAACTGCCCCTCATCATCAAGGCCGACACCTCGGGCTCCGTCGAGTCCCTCGTGGGCAGCCTCGAGCGCCTCTCCACGGAGAAGGTGCGGGTGCGGATCATCCACGCCGCCGCCGGCACCGTCACCGAGAACGACGTGCTCCTGGCCGAGGCCTCCAAGGCGACCATCATCGCCTTCTCGGTCAAGGCCGAGCGCAAGACGGAGGAGCTGGCCCAGGAAGAGGGCGTGGACATCCGGTTCCACGAGATCATCTACAAGGTCACCGAGGAGATCACGGCGGCCATGATGGGCCTGCTGGACGCCGAGGAGCGCGAGACCATCCAGGGCGCCGCCGAAGTCCGGCAGATCTTCAAGGTCGGCAAGTCGGTCATCGCCGGCAGCTTCGTCACCGAGGGCAAGGTCCAGAAGGCCTTCAGGGTCCGCGTCAAGCGCGGCACCGACGTCCTCTGGGAAGGCAGCCTGAAGACCCTCAAGCGCTTCAAGGACGAGGTCTCGGAGGTCAAGAACGGCCTGGACTGCGGCATCGACCTGGACGGCTTCACGGGCCTGAAGGAAGGCGACATCCTGGAGTTCTTCACCCGGGAGAAGGTGGCCGCCACCAGCCTTTCCTGA
- a CDS encoding ribosome maturation factor RimP: MDLKKLKEPIERQLGLLGFELVCLETAREGRDEVLRLYIDHLDGARPITLDDCVAANDGLVAWLDVEFPSLREAFGLEISSPGLERPLVKPAHYRRFMGRLCRIQTLAPLAGQKRFKGWIQAVADEAVTVEEDGVLKTIPLDQVQKARLAPFDEEKAPKPRHAPEQPLDAGVEKSAGEETAWHS, from the coding sequence ATGGATCTCAAGAAGCTCAAGGAACCCATCGAACGCCAGCTCGGCCTGCTGGGCTTCGAGCTGGTCTGCCTCGAGACCGCCCGCGAGGGCCGGGACGAGGTGCTCCGCCTCTACATCGATCACCTGGACGGCGCCCGTCCCATCACCCTGGACGACTGCGTCGCCGCCAACGACGGCCTCGTGGCCTGGCTCGACGTGGAGTTCCCCAGCCTGCGCGAGGCCTTCGGCCTCGAGATCAGCAGCCCCGGCCTGGAGCGTCCCCTGGTGAAGCCCGCCCACTACCGCCGGTTCATGGGCCGCCTCTGCCGCATCCAGACCCTGGCCCCCCTCGCGGGCCAGAAGCGGTTCAAGGGCTGGATCCAGGCCGTGGCCGACGAGGCCGTGACCGTGGAGGAGGACGGCGTCCTGAAGACCATCCCCCTGGACCAGGTCCAGAAAGCGCGTCTGGCGCCCTTCGACGAGGAGAAGGCGCCGAAACCCCGGCATGCGCCGGAACAACCCCTGGATGCCGGCGTAGAGAAAAGCGCCGGCGAGGAGACAGCATGGCACTCGTAG
- the hflX gene encoding GTPase HflX, with the protein MMHRKPGWVHGLRRTRQLMVTSLPMPELPARCYLIAHQGPQDHDHDIEVHLTELEELARACDLEPAGRERLKRATIDSRTFYGKGQIEAVAAKARNLGATLLLCDNELSGSQVRNLEKATGFTCLDRTGLILAIFERRAQTREARAQVELARYEYELPRLKGAWTHLERQVGGVGVRGGAGETQIEVDRRMTRLRISQLKRELEHLQRVRRTQGQGRSPKVPRIALVGYTNAGKTSLLKALTGEGEPRNLLFATLDTTTRKAWLGVDEETHEPRHALVSDTVGFIRKLPHQLVAAFRSTLGEVRTADALLVVADASSPELEDHLKVVGSTLKEIGCGDHPRLLVLNQVDRVTRPRRLDLKRAHPGAVQACALTREGLEEVREWLLELVPGPPRPRELEPWEI; encoded by the coding sequence ATGATGCACCGGAAGCCCGGATGGGTCCATGGACTCCGGCGGACCCGACAATTGATGGTAACCTCGTTGCCTATGCCGGAACTGCCCGCTCGATGTTACCTGATCGCCCACCAGGGGCCCCAGGATCATGACCATGATATCGAAGTGCACCTGACCGAGCTGGAGGAGCTGGCCCGGGCCTGCGACCTCGAGCCCGCGGGGCGGGAGCGCCTCAAGCGGGCGACGATCGACTCCCGGACCTTCTACGGCAAGGGCCAGATCGAGGCCGTCGCCGCGAAGGCCCGGAACCTGGGGGCCACCCTCCTCCTCTGCGACAACGAGCTCTCCGGGAGCCAGGTCCGGAACCTCGAGAAGGCCACGGGCTTCACCTGCCTGGACCGGACCGGCCTCATCCTCGCCATTTTCGAGCGCCGGGCCCAGACCCGGGAGGCCAGGGCCCAGGTGGAGCTGGCCCGGTACGAATACGAGCTGCCCCGCCTGAAGGGGGCCTGGACCCACCTGGAGCGCCAGGTGGGCGGCGTCGGCGTCCGCGGCGGCGCGGGCGAGACCCAGATCGAGGTGGACCGGCGCATGACCCGCCTCCGGATCAGCCAGCTCAAGCGGGAGCTGGAGCACCTGCAGCGGGTGCGGCGGACCCAGGGGCAGGGGCGGAGCCCCAAGGTGCCCCGGATCGCCCTGGTGGGCTACACCAACGCGGGCAAGACCAGCCTGCTCAAGGCCCTCACCGGCGAGGGGGAGCCCCGGAACCTGCTCTTCGCGACCCTGGACACGACGACCCGGAAGGCCTGGCTCGGCGTGGACGAGGAGACCCACGAGCCCAGGCACGCCCTCGTGTCGGACACCGTCGGCTTCATCCGCAAGCTGCCCCACCAGCTCGTGGCCGCGTTCCGCTCCACCCTGGGCGAGGTCCGCACCGCCGACGCGCTCCTGGTGGTCGCCGACGCGTCCAGCCCCGAGCTGGAGGACCATCTCAAGGTGGTCGGGTCCACCCTCAAGGAGATCGGCTGCGGGGACCACCCCCGCCTCCTGGTCCTCAACCAGGTGGACCGGGTGACCCGTCCCCGGCGCCTGGACCTGAAGCGCGCCCATCCCGGGGCCGTCCAGGCCTGCGCCCTCACCCGCGAGGGGCTGGAGGAGGTCCGGGAATGGCTCCTCGAACTGGTCCCGGGCCCGCCCCGCCCCCGGGAGCTGGAGCCTTGGGAGATCTAG